One Hoplias malabaricus isolate fHopMal1 chromosome 12, fHopMal1.hap1, whole genome shotgun sequence genomic window, tttatagACAATGAGTGACTATACATCTTGGACACCTGCGGAAGTATGCCAGTGGCTAGAGAGAAACAGTTTGGGTGAATTCTCTGATGTTTTCATGGGTGAGATCCACCAAACAAGATCCTAAAGGACTGTCCTGCTCCATGTACTATTGCCCCAACTGCTCTGTTAAGAAACATTCATTATCAAAATATTTGAGGCATTTGCAGTATTTTCATGAAAGTGAACCTAACTTCTCTGTCAAATGTGGACTTGACAATGGTTGTCCTAATGTTTACAAGAAAATAAGTTCTTTTAAGGTTCATATTTTCCGTAAACATAACTCAATCAAAGAGAACTTGGACAAAGAGTGCAAGCTGCCGTATGTTAATGAAGACGAAGGTggtgacgaagacagtgattaTGATGAAATTGTCCATACAGAATTGCTCTCTGAAAAGTTAAGccattttacagaaaatgttcAGAAACACTTTGGCCTGTTTTGTTTAAAGCTACAGGAAAAACACATTGTTTCTAAGACTGTTACTCATAGTATTTCACAGGAGGTAAAAAGTTTAATTGAGCTGTTCAATGAACAGTATCGAGCTCTGCTAAAGACTTGCCTTCAAGATGCACATACAGAGCTTGATAGCCTTTCAGATCTTAAAGCACTAATTGAAGACAATCTATTTGGAAAGTGCTTTGAGCATGTAACTTCAGACTATCAGTTTGAACGGTACTGCATAAAAGAATTTGGATTGGTTCAACCTGTTGAGTATATACTTGGAACTGAccagagagggaaaaaagacaCTTTTCAGTACATACCTATTTTGGAAGTTCTTTGTCATATTTTAAAGAGGAAGGAAGTGTTCTTGTTTGTACAAAAGGAGAGAGTTTCTGATGGCGATACATTAACAGATTTCACTGATGGGTCTTTTTCTAAGAAGAAGCATGTGCTTCTTTGTTGCAGAAAGTCAGACAAATTGTTAAAATTGCAGTTGTACACAGATGAGTTTGAAATTTTGAATAGCCTTGGCTCCAAAAAATTGATTCACAAGATAGCCTGTTTCTATTTTGTTGTTGGAAATCTACCACTAAAGTACCGTTCACAACTTCAGAACATACATGTTTCTGTTTTAGTTCGAAACAAGTTATTACAAAAGTATGGTTATGAGCCTATTCTTCAGCCGCTCATCCGTGATCTCATAGAGCTACAAAACAAAGGAATATCAGTCAGTGTTGAGGGCCAAACTCATGTCCTGAAAGGAGCACTTTTTTCAATTTCAGCTGACAACCTATCTGCCCATTCCCTAGCTGGTTTCAGTGCATGTTTTAGTCATGGCTTCATTTGTCGATTCTGTATGTGCCATCATGACAACATGTGTGATTCAACTGATGAGTCATCCTGCTCCCTTCGGACCCCTGATGACCACAGAGGCCATTTAGGAGTACAAAATTCAAAATCTCTCTATGGTGTTGCTGAGCATTGTCCATTTGAAAAAATTCCTCATTTTGAGGTGACCGAATCTTTTCCACCAGATCTTATGCATGATGTATTAGAGGGTGTAATTCCACATGTTACAAGGTTAGTCTTAAAGAATCTGAACAGTGATAAACTTATCACAATTCAGCAGTTGAATGAACGACTCCAGGAGTTCCCTTTTGGACAAAATGATGTTACACACAGGCCGGTGTTGTTGAGACAGACAATCCTGCAGGGAAGTGGAATTCAAGGAAAAGCTGTTGAAAAATTTGTATTGTTTCGTCTTCTACCCTTCCTAATTGGAGACTTTGTTCCTAAACGGAATTCATACTGGGATCTCTATCTGTTATTGCGATCAGTGTGTGACATCCTTCTTGCACCTGTCATTAAAACAAGTTGGCTAAGTCCTCTGACAGctttaataacagaatttctgaCAAGTTTTCAAAGATTGTTTCCAGATGATTTCATACCAAAGATCCATTACTTGGTTCACTACCCACGCTTGATAGAGAATTTTGGACCTCTAAGGGCACACTGGTGTCTTAGGTATGAGTCAAAGCACCTCTATTTCAAACGACTTTCATCTGTGGTTAGCAACTACCAGAATATTGCAAAAACTCTTGCAAAGCGCTACCAAATGAGACAGTGTTGGGAGTCCCAATGTAGTACCAGTTGGAATTCAGAAGCAGTCCCTCACAGTGTAACAGAAATACCTTTGCGAGTGCTCCCTTCTCAACTGAGGGAAATTTTTGTAAGTGATACTGCAAGTTTCGCAGACTCTGTttggaaaacaaaacacttgGAACATGACAGAGTCCAGTACAAAGTTGGAGATTACTACATTCTTGATCTTTTACATGCTGAGGAGattccagttttttttaaactgattcACATAATTAAGTTCCATGGTGAGTGGAAACTGTGTGGGAGGATTTACCAAAGTTCCCACTATTCAGAACATTTACATTCCTATGGTGTGAAGTCTACTACCCATTGGATGGTTCTGTACCCTGGTGAAGAAGTAGACTATCATCCGCTTGACTGCTACACAGATGGGAAAGGCGAACTTTACATCACCCTGCTTCATCGTCCTGTGAGAGAAAACTTAATCCTAATTACAAAATGATGCACTGAAATTTACAATGTCAAAGTGAATAGCGTTATTTATTCTTGCATACATGGCCAAGTTAACTAGCCAGAACATGTGGAGATGTAGGACTAGCATAGttaacagaaaaacagaataatTATCATTTTGTCTCATTTGCATCATAGATCTTTGATTGAGTATACACACGGATGTGGCTCAAAAACACAGGGTTCATCTCATTTTGCCTTCCCCCCATTGTTGTTGGCTGCGCTGGAACGGAGAGACCCTGAACTCAAAAGCTCAAAGAAGTCAAAAATAAGGACTCTTCTATTGCAGGCTCTATTTGACCAGCtgtctagtaaaacactgtaagtGTATTCTGGTACTTGTCTTTATCCATACAAAAGGAGTATTTGTTAGTATTTTCATTCATGTCAGatcaaacattaaaaatgctgtaatattttaattattcgCTTAATCTTATCCAAGGTACCCTTCACACAACCAGTATGTTCAGTTGTTGTCTTCACTCATAACCATATACCCATGCCTGAGAGAGAACTTTGGATCAGGTTTTGTAAGTagttaatattttcaaaatgtatttactcACTTATGTTTTCAGTGTAAATTGATTTATGAGAGCCATGTGTTTGCCATGTTTTTCTGTTAGGATGCTCTGCACGAGTCCTTAAAGAACAAGTTCAAAAAGGAGAGACGCCCGCTGATCAGCGATGATGAAGTTCTCAGGATGAGAACAAAGTTTGCAATTCCAGGTTCTGGCAGAAAGCGTACATCTGAGGTTGTCCAATTACAATTTAAAGCAGGGAGAAGACTTGCTGTACGTACAAAAGAACGTTCACTTTGTACATGGCTATATTCACATGTCACTTATTGTCTCTTGTGTAAGTTCAAGTTGGTTGTGTGAATTCATATAGGTTAATGGTGCTGTTGCAACTGAAGTGTGTATGGAGGAGAGAAACATAACCGAAATTGTCAAGACAATGGCTGAGGAGGTAAAGAAGGTCCGACCAGATATGCTGTTTCTACAAGAGCAGATGACAAAGACAAGAGGATACAGAAGAACATATATCTCCTCCCATTCTACAAGAGAGATTTTAATGGAATTCCCTTGCCTTAAGTTGCCTGAAATTGtatgttttatgtatttgttaGTCTTGCAATTAACACGTTTTTTTACATGGTAACATTAATAACTTGGATATTGAACACCAACAGCTGCTTTTGGAAATGAAAGATCTCCAACACATTGACATAGACAAGCAagtcactacagtgctgagcaaAATGGCCCCCATGATTTTACTGCGAGCATCTCGCACTGCAGTGATTAAGAGATGTCTGGAGACCATTGAGGACTGCCAAGAAGGTCCTGTAAAAAAAGGTGAGAACATCCGAACTTCCTTGTTTTAAATAGTACAAccgttcattcgttcattcgttcattcattcattcattcattcattgtctctaaccgcttatccagttcaggcctactctgaatcattgggcgcaaggctagTGCCATGATGGTGGCAAAAACATTATACCATTACCTGCAATATTTATGTGATTTTGCCAAATATTCCCATTGATTAACCAGTAGATCATGACAACTATTGAAATGACATATTATGCCATCAAACATGTAGTAAGTCATGTAGCTACAGTGGGATCTGCAAACGTTAGGTTTTTTTTATGCTCACTTGAAAAAGATGCATGGGAAAACTGAAGCTAAAAGACCAATGAGGAATTTAAAGTCTATTTGGAGAAATTTTGCCCTTCCCTTCCAAAACTTTGTGCAATGAGTTCAAGCTTTTGTGTCTTGAAAATGACTTGGGAGTGGCACTCcttgatttaaaatatttttaattgattatagGTCTGCAGTTAGAGGCAGCCATCCTGTGCCTTCCGTCTCTGTTCAGTGAGGATTCCTCACTTCTCTTCACAGCTGAGGAAGTAAGCTTCTTttaaaaagtcaaatgtaacatttggatatgtttgtttatttaatgtgaccaggtcattttctgtttctgtctagTCAGACACATTAGATATCGTCACACCACAGATTATTTTAAGTGGCTGTAAGGAGGGAGTTCCCTTGCAGTACAGTTTGGTGAAAGTCACCATGGACAAGGAGATCATGGTGGACGACTGCACAGATGTCTCGCTTGCCCTTGGTGTACTCTTCAGCACTTACTTTGTGTTTGGGGTGGAGTACCCTAAAGGACTTAAAAAAACTCTTACATTCCTTGAagcatttgtatttaaaatgaagGAGGAAAGATTCCTTCCAATTACGCTGAAGCGAGTATTCAATTCTCTCTGTGAGTAgactttacatttgtttttcagatatttacTTGAGCTTCTCACAGTTGAACATGTTTATTGAATGTGAAATAAGATTCAATATTTTGCAAAC contains:
- the LOC136710954 gene encoding sterile alpha motif domain-containing protein 3-like isoform X2 — protein: MRTKFAIPGSGRKRTSEVVQLQFKAGRRLAVNGAVATEVCMEERNITEIVKTMAEEVKKVRPDMLFLQEQMTKTRGYRRTYISSHSTREILMEFPCLKLPEILLLEMKDLQHIDIDKQVTTVLSKMAPMILLRASRTAVIKRCLETIEDCQEGPVKKGLQLEAAILCLPSLFSEDSSLLFTAEEVIFCFCLVRHIRYRHTTDYFKWL
- the LOC136710954 gene encoding sterile alpha motif domain-containing protein 3-like isoform X1 is translated as MRTKFAIPGSGRKRTSEVVQLQFKAGRRLAVNGAVATEVCMEERNITEIVKTMAEEVKKVRPDMLFLQEQMTKTRGYRRTYISSHSTREILMEFPCLKLPEILLLEMKDLQHIDIDKQVTTVLSKMAPMILLRASRTAVIKRCLETIEDCQEGPVKKGLQLEAAILCLPSLFSEDSSLLFTAEESDTLDIVTPQIILSGCKEGVPLQYSLVKVTMDKEIMVDDCTDVSLALGVLFSTYFVFGVEYPKGLKKTLTFLEAFVFKMKEERFLPITLKRVFNSLCE